The segment CATCCTGAAGCTGCTACAGAGCCGGGACGTTCTGGCGGCAGGTCCCGGCATCGGGCGCTTTTCCGGAGACGGCCGGTGGCTTCGCCGCTTGTGGGAGCAGTCCACGGTCCCTCTCGTCCTGGATGCTGACGCGCTTAATGCCCTCGCAGCGGCAGAGGATTTCGCCGACTGGGCACCCAGGGATTCCGAGACGGTACTTACCCCTCATCCTGGAGAAATGGCCCGCCTCTCAGGGATGACCGTATCCCAGGTGCAGCAGGACCGTATCGGCGCCGCGATCGGCTATGCCGTGCGCCATGGCGTGACGCTTGTCCTGAAGGGCTCCCGGACGGTGGTTGCCGGGCCGGACGGTCGCGCCTTCGTCAACGTGACAGGACACCCCGGCATGGCTACAGGCGGCACGGGCGATGTGCTGACCGGCATCATCGCCGGGCTGCTGGCTCAAGGCTTGTCCGGTCCACAGGCGGCAGCCCTGGGCGTACGCCTGCACGGGTTGGCAGGTGAAAGAGCCGCGGCTTTACGCGGCCATTTCTCCTCCGTTACCGCCGGAGATCTGATCGAGGCGCTATAACAGGCAGAACAGCGGAATGATCAAAGCACATAGAATCGTCCGCAGCGGCCGAGTGGCGAGCACCCTTCGGCTCCAGACAAAAATCAGGAGAATAGCCATGCCCACGACTCCGCGCAGCCAGATCATTTGCTCATCCTCCCCGGTCAGCAGAGCAAACGACAAGAAGCCGGCGGCTCCATAGATAGCCGCCTGCCGGGCACGGCTTAACGCCGGCAGCAGCGAAATGATCGCATCGGCGACGAGCGAGGCGATCAGGGCATAGCCGTAAACCCAGTGCTCCATCGGGATATCTGCCCCCAGCATGGCAGATAAGCTCTCCCAGCTTTGTGGCCAGCCCCACGACAGCAGACTAAGCAGCACCAGCACAGTGCCGGCGCCCGCCAGCTTGTTCAATGCATAGATACCGACATCCATCCGGCTGTTTGTACTGATTTTTCCGGATTCCATCAAGCCGTCCCTCCTGCGTCCATATTACAATCCGTAGGTCTGTGCTTTATAACTATGCCGCGGCCCTGCGGAACGTGCCGGGACTTGCGAGGGGCTCCATGAATATTCACCTTGTTCATCCTCATGTCATGCCATCAAGTTATGGGCGATGGGCACCTTGAAGTTTATGGCATGAAGCTTGATTGTCATGAATGCTTGATAGGGTGAAGCTTCACGGGGTGAATGCTTCGCCAGCCTGAATCATTTAAGACATGAAGGCTTTACGGCATGAAGCATTAACCCGGTGAACGATGAAAAGACGCTATCCCAGCCTTTATGCAGGCTTTGCGCCGATTCTACGCCTGTTTTATGCAAGGTTCTACGCCAGGTTTACTCTCTTGCCCGGCAAGAATGCAGTGAGGTGTCGCGGCATTGACAAACAGCGCAGCAGATTGATAACATGATTACAACTTGAAGCCAAAGGCTTTTCACCCAGATCAGATACATATCAGAAGACCTCAAACGTGTTGAGCCCGGAGGGACTTTGCAGCAGCTTGTAAGGTCCTTTTTGTCTGAATCCGGATGTCCTGCAGGCTCGCTTGAGCACCCGCACCCCGGTTTTCGCCAGCTTGGCCTGCAGGGCTGTATACCCATTTCCGAAAGACAGGAGGATACAGCATGAAGAAAGCAGTTATCATTAACGGCAGTCCCACGCCCGGCTCGCGCCTTACCGCTTTGATGGAACAGGCGGAGAAGGGTCTGGAGGCCGCAGGCTATGAGGTAAGCCGGATCGATGTCGCTCAATTGCCGGCAGAGGATCTGATCCTGGCCCGGTTCGATAGCGAGTATGTGATCAAGGCTAATGGCCTGGTTGCTGAAGCTGATGCCGTCATTATTGCCAGTCCGGTGTACAAGGCGTCCTTTACAGGTGTTCTGAAGACGTTTCTAGATCTCATTCCGCAAAAAGGGCTGGCCGGCAAAATCATCCTGCCCCTGTTTATCGGCGGCAGCCTGGCGCACCTGTTATCCATCGACTACTCGTTGAAGCCCGTGCTCTCGTCGATGGGCGCCCGATTCATCCTGGGCGGCGTTTATGCTGTAGATGCCCAGGTCGCCCGCACGGAAGAGGGGGGCCTTGAGATCGCCGAGGTGCTGCAGGAGCGGCTTCATGCCGCATTAGAGGAGCTTATTGCCGAAACCGGGCTGCGGATTGCCCAAAGGCAGGAGCAGAAGTAAAGAATACGCTTTACAATGTAGAGGAGAGATAGACATGCAGAAGCTGGTCTTTTTTGTTGGCGTAGCCGGAACCGGCAAGACAACGGTTGCGAAGAAGCTCGCGGTGCGCATTCCGGCCGCTTTTTTGGACCGGGATACGGTGGGCGGGCGTTTCGTGGAGAAATTTCTGGAGAGCAACGGATTGGATCCCAATGATCGGGACTCCGCATTTTACAAGGAGCATCTGCGGGACCTGGAATATGATACGACGAAGGATATTTGCATCGAGAATCTGAATGCCGGCCAGAACGTATTCATGATTTCCCCGTTCACCTCCGAGCTTAAGAATCCCCAGTGGATGGAGGACGTGCTGTCAGCAGCGGGACGCAGCAAGCAGGAGGTAGACGTGAAGGTGGTGGTGGTCGCCCTGGAGGATATGGAGCTGCAGAAGGAGCGCATCATCGACCGTCAAACCGAGCGTGACCAATGGAAGCTGGAGCACTGGGATGACTTCAAGACCCGCGTCAACTTCGTGCCCGAGGTGAACTGGGATATCCCGGAGAGCTCGATTCTTGTGTTTGATAACAGCGGTCCGCTGACCGAGGAGAAGGTAGAAGGGCTGTACCGTTTTGTAACAGGAGCATAACAGATCAGGCCACAAGCGGCATGTTCCGGCGAAGATGCTGGAGGTGCCGCTTTTGTGCAGCAGAGGAGGACAACCCATGGCACTCGACTTCACAACCGCCTATTTGCGCAGCGTGCAGCTTTTGAAGGAGCAGGTTCCTTCGTTTGACGCCTATCCCTTTCATCTCCCGGCCGTATCGGCGCTGGAGCAGCTGGAGCTTCATCCACGGGTTACTTACATTGTCGGGGAAAATGGCATGGGCAAATCGACGATGCTGGAAGCCATCGCTGTGGCCATGGGCTTTAATGCGGAGGGCGGAACGGTGAACTTCTCGTTTGCGACCCGCGAGACGCATTCGGAGCTTCATCAATATCTTCGGACGGTGCGGGGAGCACGCCGACCGAAGGACGGCTTTTTCTTCCGGGCGGAGAGCTATTATAACGTTGCCTCGGAGGTGGATGTCCTGGAAGCATCCCATAACTACGGCGGAACCTCGCTCCATGCGCAGTCACATGGGGAATCCTTCTTTGCGGCATTTCTGCACCGGTTCAGCGGTCAGGGATTGTACATCATGGATGAGCCGGAGGCGGCGCTGTCTCCCTTGCGCCAGATGGCGCTGCTGACGCGCATTCATGATCTGGTCAAGGCGGAGTCCCAGTTTATTATATCCACGCATTCACCGAATTGTCATGGCATACCCCGACGCCCTCATCTACAAGCTGACCGACGACGGTCTGGAGCGCTGCAGCCTGGAAGACACCGACCACTTTCTGATTATGAAGGAATTCGTGAATCACCGGGAGGGCATGCTTCGGGAGCTGTTACGGGATTAAGCTTTTTCAAAGCGGGAACAAGGATAATATATCCTGCGGCTCCACCAGAAATTCGATAAACACCCCGACGAGGGCCACGAGGACACCATAAAGAAGAGGTACCTTTTTCTCGCTCAACCCCGTTTTCTCAAATCCGATCATGAATGCGACAGCAACGACCCAAAAGCTCATGCTGGCGACAAAGCTATTCACAACCTGGCTTTCACGGATCAGATCACATAAGAACACCGATACCCCCAAAGCAAATATAAACAACGGAATTCGTAGTGTTAAGGTTGCCATTTCGTATACCTCCTGGTTATATTTCCTTTACATTCCTGTTTATAGTATAACATATATCCCAGTACACAACCGCCCAGCTTGACCTTATGCCCAAAAAAGAACCGTCCTGTCCCCGAAGGGAAAGAACGGTTCTTGTTGTTGATTCAGCACACGGACTGCTGATCGGAGTCTTACAAATCGTCAAATCCGTTATCGTCGCCGACCTTGCCGTAGTTGCGCGATTTGGCTTCAAAAAAGTCCGTTTTCGTCGCATTCAAGGCTTCATCGGAGAACGGCTTGATCCACGGCATGCAGTTCACGTCCACGCCCTCATAGGCTTTGTCGAGACCCATCATGCTCAGGCGGCGGTTAGCAATAAACTTGATATAGTCCGCCAGCTCGTTCAGATCAATGCCTTTAACCTTGCTAAGCGTATAGTGCGCCCAGTTGGTTTCCAGCTCGACAGCGCGGTTTACCGTGCGGTAGATGTAGTCGTTGTTTTCCGGGGTATCCAGCTCCGGGAAGTCCTTCAGCAGCTGCTTGAACACCTCGGCAAAGAAGTAGCAGTGCTGGTTCTCGTCACGCTGAATATAGGAAATCATCTGGCTGGTGGACATCATCTTCTGATCACGGGCCAGGTTGTAGAAGAAGGCGAACGTGCTGTAGAAGAAGATGCCTTCCAGAATCAAATCCGCAACCATCGCTTCAAAAAACGTCTGCGGCGACGGATTGTCACGGAAGGACTGATAAATATCAGCGATAAACCGGTTGCGGTCCAGCAGGACCGGATCATGCTTCCAATACTCAAAAATCTCCTTCTGCTCCTGCTCGGATACGATTGAAGACAGCACGTAAGAATAGGATTGGTTATGCACGACCTCCTGCTGACCGATAATCGCGGAAATCGCCTCCAGCGAGGAATCTGTAAAGTAACGCTTCACATCGCTGACAAACATGGTCTGCATGGAGTCCAGCACCGCGAGCAGTGAAATGTTGATTTTAAAGGTGCGCTGCTCCTCCGGATCCAGGCGGGAAAACTGCTGTGCATCCTTGGACATCGGGATCTCATCCGCGATCCAGTGGTTCAGAAGCAGAACCTTGTACAGCTTGTACATATGCGGCATACGGATGTCGTTCCAGTTCAGAATGCCGGAGCATTCTCCTTCAATGATACGGGTAGAGCGGTTCGGCGCTTCCGTGTTAAAAATCTTTTGCATCTGCATGCTCGTTCTCTCTCCTTGCAATCTATATTAGGGGGAGTTCGGATATCTGCTCTTTCTCCACTGTTGTCCGCGCAAAGGCGTCCTCAGATCAGATATCCTCACCCTACGAAGTTTTTTTCTTAGTCTATTCAAACGATGCCAGCGATGCTCTATCGTACAAGCCCGCTTTAGCGGGGCCTGCAGCCCCTCCATCGGGTCTGCACCCAATTTCCAGCAAATCCCGAAGGGAGAGCGCTCCAAGCAGGAAGGGACCTCATCTCAAGCGCCGCAGCCCGTCCATCGGGTCTGCACCCAACTTCCAGCAAATCCCGAAGGGAGAGCGCTCCAAGCAGGAAGGCACCTCATCCCAAGCGCCGCAGCCCGTCCATCGGGTCTGCACCCAACTTCCAGCAAATCCCGAAGGGAGAGCGCTCCAAGCAGGAAAGTACCTCATCCCAAGCGCCGCAGCCGCTCCATCGGGTCTGCACCTAACTTCCAGCAAATCCCGAAGGGAGAGCGCTCCAAGCAGGAAGGGACCTCATCTCAAGCACCACAGCCGCTCCATCGGGTCTGCACCATCGTGAAGCGTCCCCGAAGGGGGAAAGCGCTCCTAGCACCCAAGCTCCGTATCTCCGCCACACTCGCACCCTGCACGGGTTTACTTTCGGGAGTCCAGAGGGCAGAGCCCTTGGGGCCCTCCCTTTGGAAAGGGAGGGTTTGGGAGGGATTCGAAAAGCTTTAGCTTGCGCAGGACTCGCATTCTTCAATCGTCAGTGCCCGGCTGCGTACATAGTATGTGGACTTGATGCCTGCTTTCCAGGCATGCAGGTGCAGCTCCAGGAACTCCGAAGCGCGGATGTCCGGACGGACATACAGGTTAAAGCTTTGTGCCTGGTCTACGTGACGCTGGCGGGCCGCAGCCATCTTGATGGACCAGTGCTGGTCAATCAGGAATGCCGTTTTGTAATACCAGATTGTCTTGTCCGACAGATCCGGAGCCGGATTTGCGATCTTGTAGGTTGTTTTTTCTTCATAAGACAAGAGCTCGTACAACGGATCAATGCTGGCGGTGGAGCCGGCGATGATCGAGGTGGAGCCGTTCGGAGCGATGGCGAACAGCCATGCATTCCGGACACCGTTCTGCTGAACCTCCTGCTGCAGCTCGCGCCATTGCTCGGTGGTCACGAATTGGCCTACATGCTCGCCGTCAGTGTAGCCGCGGAAGGTGAAATATTCGCCGCTTTCCCAATCCGAGCCCTTGAACTTCGGATAGTGACCTTTTTCCTTGGCCAGCTCCATGCTGGATTTAACCAGCAGATAGTTAATATGCTCATACAGATTGTCGTTATAAGCGACCGCCTCATCAGACTCCCAGCGGATGCCCTCCAGAGCCAAAAGGTGGTGAAGCCCGAACGTTCCCAGGCCGACCGCGCGGTATTGGCTGTTCGTGTACTGGGCCTGCAGCACTTCAATATTGTTAATGTCGATGACGTTGTCCAGCATCCGGACCTGAATCGGCACGAGACGCTCCAGGACGCCAGCAGGCACTGCGCGTGCCAGGTGGATCGAGTTCAGGTTGCACACCACGAAGTCACCAGGGATTTTGGAAATCACGATCCGGGTCTGGCCGTCCTTCGTAACCAGCTCTTCCTGCTCAACGACCGTTTGGGACTGGTTCTGCATAATTTCCGTACACAGGTTGGAGGAGTAGATCATGCCATGCGCCGAGTTCGGGTTCGCCCGGTTGACGGTATCACGGTAGAACATGTATGGCGTGCCGGTCTCCAGCTGGGACTTCATAATCCGCTTCATAATGTCGATGGCTTGTACGGTGATGCGCGGCAGAACCGGGTTAGCGACTGCCTCTGCATATTTTTGGCGGAACTCGCCATCGCCCTGGGCAGCATCGTAAAAATCCTCCAGACCGAGCGGACGACCGTCCTCACTCTTCCAGCCCATCACTTTCTTCACTTCATGCGGGCAGAACAGGCTCCACTCGTCCCGGGCCTCAACCGCCTCCATGAACAGGTCAGGCAGGCATACGCCGTGGAACACGTCGTGCGCTCGCATACGCTCATCCCCGTTGTTCAGCTTCAAGTCGAGGAAGGCGAGAATGTCCTTGTGGAACACGTCCAGGTATACAGCCACGGCGCCCTTGCGGGTACCCAGCTGGTCCACGCTGACAGCGGTGTTGTTCAGCTGACGGATCCACGGGATCACGCCGGAGCTGGTGTTCTTGTGACCCCGGATGTCTGAGCCGCGTGCGCGTACCTTGCCGAGGTATACGCCGATGCCGCCGCCCATTTTGCTCAGGCGTGCTACATCGGTGTTGGAATCAAAAATCCCCTCCAGCGAGTCATCCACCGTATCAATAAAGCAGCTGGACAACTGTCCGGCGACTTTTTTGCCGGCGTTGGACATGGTAGGCGTAGCGGCCGTCATGTACAGGTTGCTCATAGCCCAGTAGGCTTCCTTCACGAGCTCCAGGCGCTTGTCTTCCGGCTCTTTGTGCATCAGGTACATGGCGATGACCATGTAGCGCTCCTGCGGCAGCTCCATGACCCGGCCGTCAAAATCCGTAGCCAGGTACCGCTCGGCCAGCGTCAGCAGTCCGATATAATCGAACAGAAGATCGCGGGAGTAGTCAATCGTATCTGCGAGCTCCTCAATTTGAGCCTTGGTGTAGCAGGAGAGCAGCTCTTCGCGGTAAATCCCTTTTTGCACCAGCTCTGTGATGAGCGGGTACAGAGCGCCGTAGGGCTCTTCCGGATAAGCTTTATATCTGCGGTGGTTGGCCGCTTTTTTATATAATGACGTCAGGAGGGAGCGGGCTGCCGCGAATTTCCAGTTGGGCTCCTCTTTGCTGACCAGCTCCAGGGCGGACATGGTGAACGCATTGCTGATCTCCTCACCGGAGACCTGCTCACCGCGAAGCTTTGCAGTTACCCCGCGCAGCAGTCTTTCCTTATCGAGCATATCCAGGTCCTTCAAAATACGGTCCGCATACACAGAGAGGCGGATTTCATCAAAAGCCAGCTGACGGTTATTGGGCTTGACTACGAGTTGTGGCATACATCAATTCCCTACCTTCCTTAGGAAAAATAAAAGCAAAAAAGCAAG is part of the Paenibacillus algicola genome and harbors:
- a CDS encoding AAA family ATPase — translated: MQKLVFFVGVAGTGKTTVAKKLAVRIPAAFLDRDTVGGRFVEKFLESNGLDPNDRDSAFYKEHLRDLEYDTTKDICIENLNAGQNVFMISPFTSELKNPQWMEDVLSAAGRSKQEVDVKVVVVALEDMELQKERIIDRQTERDQWKLEHWDDFKTRVNFVPEVNWDIPESSILVFDNSGPLTEEKVEGLYRFVTGA
- a CDS encoding ribonucleoside-diphosphate reductase subunit alpha, producing the protein MPQLVVKPNNRQLAFDEIRLSVYADRILKDLDMLDKERLLRGVTAKLRGEQVSGEEISNAFTMSALELVSKEEPNWKFAAARSLLTSLYKKAANHRRYKAYPEEPYGALYPLITELVQKGIYREELLSCYTKAQIEELADTIDYSRDLLFDYIGLLTLAERYLATDFDGRVMELPQERYMVIAMYLMHKEPEDKRLELVKEAYWAMSNLYMTAATPTMSNAGKKVAGQLSSCFIDTVDDSLEGIFDSNTDVARLSKMGGGIGVYLGKVRARGSDIRGHKNTSSGVIPWIRQLNNTAVSVDQLGTRKGAVAVYLDVFHKDILAFLDLKLNNGDERMRAHDVFHGVCLPDLFMEAVEARDEWSLFCPHEVKKVMGWKSEDGRPLGLEDFYDAAQGDGEFRQKYAEAVANPVLPRITVQAIDIMKRIMKSQLETGTPYMFYRDTVNRANPNSAHGMIYSSNLCTEIMQNQSQTVVEQEELVTKDGQTRIVISKIPGDFVVCNLNSIHLARAVPAGVLERLVPIQVRMLDNVIDINNIEVLQAQYTNSQYRAVGLGTFGLHHLLALEGIRWESDEAVAYNDNLYEHINYLLVKSSMELAKEKGHYPKFKGSDWESGEYFTFRGYTDGEHVGQFVTTEQWRELQQEVQQNGVRNAWLFAIAPNGSTSIIAGSTASIDPLYELLSYEEKTTYKIANPAPDLSDKTIWYYKTAFLIDQHWSIKMAAARQRHVDQAQSFNLYVRPDIRASEFLELHLHAWKAGIKSTYYVRSRALTIEECESCAS
- the ssuE gene encoding NADPH-dependent FMN reductase; translation: MKKAVIINGSPTPGSRLTALMEQAEKGLEAAGYEVSRIDVAQLPAEDLILARFDSEYVIKANGLVAEADAVIIASPVYKASFTGVLKTFLDLIPQKGLAGKIILPLFIGGSLAHLLSIDYSLKPVLSSMGARFILGGVYAVDAQVARTEEGGLEIAEVLQERLHAALEELIAETGLRIAQRQEQK
- a CDS encoding ribonucleotide-diphosphate reductase subunit beta, which encodes MQMQKIFNTEAPNRSTRIIEGECSGILNWNDIRMPHMYKLYKVLLLNHWIADEIPMSKDAQQFSRLDPEEQRTFKINISLLAVLDSMQTMFVSDVKRYFTDSSLEAISAIIGQQEVVHNQSYSYVLSSIVSEQEQKEIFEYWKHDPVLLDRNRFIADIYQSFRDNPSPQTFFEAMVADLILEGIFFYSTFAFFYNLARDQKMMSTSQMISYIQRDENQHCYFFAEVFKQLLKDFPELDTPENNDYIYRTVNRAVELETNWAHYTLSKVKGIDLNELADYIKFIANRRLSMMGLDKAYEGVDVNCMPWIKPFSDEALNATKTDFFEAKSRNYGKVGDDNGFDDL